The genome window TGTCCATCTTCGTGCCCAGACTGTCGCCTATCTCACATTCAGGATCAAGCTTTTGCCCTTCTTCAAAATCGACCTGTGTATCAGGATCGGTTATTTTTTCCACTACCTCTTTAAACTGAAACACCTCAATTTCACCGATCTCTTCATTATACTGTATTTCAACATCGATCTTGTCGCCGAATTTTTTCTTTACAGCGGATTTCAAAGCTTCTTCAAGCGCTCTTATAAGGGTTATACGATCAATACCTTTTTCCCGGCTTACCTGATCTATAACACGTTTAATGTCTGATATCAGCATCTCTATTCTCCATTTGAGCTGGGCCCTTAAAAACAAAAAACGGGCTTTTGCCCGTTTTCCTTTTTATTGCAGGTAGATCTTTTGAACCTGATCGAAAATTTTATCCGGCCATTCAAATATTCATAAAAGATTTAATCCTCAACTCAATAACCACTTTATATAGAAGCAAAGAAAAAAAGTTCTACCTGAAAAAACCTTTACACCGGAAAAGGCTGATTTCCCAATTAAGTCACCCCACTATACCGCTAATTTATAGTGGAGCGGGCAACGAGATTCGAACTCGCGACACCAAGCTTGGGAAGCTTGTACTCTACCAGCTGAGCTATGCCCGCAGCCTGAGTTCCTTTCAAAGACCTCAGGTTGAAAACCTGTTTACGCTAAAAGAATAATAATGTCAATATTTTTTTAGCGGTATTTATCTTAGAATATCAAGAATTTTTTTAAGCTCGATACGGATATGATTCAGGATTTTCTGCGAAGGCGTGTCCGGCTGATTGTCTGCGGCTGATTTTAAGTATTGACGTGCGCCCTGAATGGTAAATTTTTTTTTATAGAGCAGGTATTTAATCTTGAGGATCAGCTCAACATCTTCTTTTTTATACAGTCTTTGACCGGAAGGTGTACGCTTTGGTTTTATTTTTTTGAATTCGGTTTCCCAGAACCTGAGCACATAGGCTGGAACATCTGCAAGTTCGCTGACCTCGCCGACTTTGAAATAGAACTTGTCCGGGAGTTCTGGTGAAATGGGTATTTCTTTCGGCATTTTATAAACGTAAACCGTTACTCTATTCAATTGTTTGAACTGTGATTTATTTGATTTCAGGATTTCCCTGATTCTCCCCGCTTTTTTAAATCATAGCCCATCATTTAATCATATAAATCACAGTTCAGACT of Desulfosarcina sp. BuS5 contains these proteins:
- a CDS encoding MerR family transcriptional regulator, coding for MPKEIPISPELPDKFYFKVGEVSELADVPAYVLRFWETEFKKIKPKRTPSGQRLYKKEDVELILKIKYLLYKKKFTIQGARQYLKSAADNQPDTPSQKILNHIRIELKKILDILR